In Bombus vancouverensis nearcticus chromosome 1, iyBomVanc1_principal, whole genome shotgun sequence, a single genomic region encodes these proteins:
- the Neos gene encoding nuclear receptor coactivator protein neosin isoform X4 — MNIRLLKDPATVSSRIFVGHLQTDDMTKIELEEHFSKYGTVVGSSINRGFGFVQFEEEQSAQKAIQNEDGAMFKGRRIDVRPAKKDNQSGGGGGGGGKQLGGPNNQFNSASNHFNAGNDPFNSGNQNYGGNSNFNANQNFGCDSQLSDNQKVNNMQIRSGGNDPFGDGNQNRDNINDQFGNQNRNNGSDQFNNIMQNKGNSNFNPNNQNRSGNDQFNQNRGSNQFGLGGNQNRPGGNQNRNANNQNQSGGAGGMNSGGSGRPRGSRGGKNRNKNRDNSGGNNFRDRSPINRGNRLDDKGGRDWEHKQGDRLRGNNFGRDSFNDSNNRYEDFKNSAPRDMNISFNSTSTSNEYSNATTEKNDCEIIVVNKALTEYAESIEMRLKKIGLTVDLLFPNEDVLLSRVLGNIASRGCLYAVVVTPINQEHHSLTLNILHGLPQEHRNMLVEDAINLISRDFVNYKAGGRSVPLNTPFANERHPDAIQVLLNMLADNHQLTVLQYDRVIKYLEIKREEQVQVELGDVKDLPATTTITVSDPKQAELQSRILNILNSNKTTSSAPTPSPVPAPTTTPVPVPPATWGTAPSN; from the exons ATGAATATACGATTATTAAAAGATCCTGCTACTGTAAGTAGTCGTATATTTGTGGGTCATCTACAAACTGATGATATGACTAAAATTGAGTTGGAagaacatttttcaaaatatggGACAGTTGTTGGTTCTTCGATAAACCGAGGTTTTGGCTTTGTTCAATTTGAAGAAGAACAATCTGCTCAAAAAGCTATTCAAAATGAAGATGGAGCAATGTTCAAAGGCAGAAGAATAG atGTTAGACCAGCGAAAAAGGATAATCAATCCGGTGGAGGTGGTGGAGGTGGAGGAAAACAATTAGGAGGACCTAATAATCAATTTAATTCTGCCAGTAATCATTTTAATGCTGGAAATGATCCTTTTAATAGTGGAAATCAGAATTATGGAGGAAATTCAAATTTCAATGCTAACCAAAATTTTGGTTGTGATTCACAATTAAGCGATAATCAGAAAGTAAATAATATGCAAATTCGAAGTGGTGGAAATGATCCATTTGGGGATGGAAATCAGAATAGAGATAATATAAATGACCAATTTGGAAATCAAAATAGAAACAATGGAAGTGATCAATTTAACAATATAATGCAAAATAAAGGGAACAGTAATTTTAATCCAAATAATCAGAACAGAAGTGGTAATGATCAATTTAATCAAAACAGAGGTAGTAATCAATTTGGGTTAGGTGGAAACCAAAATAGGCCTGGTGGAAACCAAAACCGAAATGCAAATAATCAGAATCAAAGTGGTGGTGCAGGTGGCATGAATAGCGGTGGGAGTGGTCGACCAAGAGGTAGTAGAGGtggaaaaaatcgaaataaaaatagagaTAATTCAGGCGGAAATAACTTTAGAGATCGCAGTCCTATTAATAGAGGTAATCGTTTAGATGATAAAGGTGGTAGAGATTGGGAACATAAACAAGGAGATAGATTAAGAGGGAACAATTTTGGCAGAGATTCATTCAATGATAGTAATAACCGTTATGAAGATTTTAAAAATTCAGCTCCTAGAGATATGAATATAAGTTTTAA TAGTACAAGTACATCAAATGAATACTCAAATGCAACAACTGAGAAAAATGACTGTGAAATTATTGTTGTTAACAAAGCATTAAC GGAATATGCAGAAAGTATCGAAATGAGGTTGAAAAAAATTGGCTTAACAGTTGATTTGTTATTTCCAAATGAGGATGTACTTCTAAGCAGAGTTTTAGGAAATATTGCCAGTCGGGGATGTTTATATGCAGTCGTAGTTACACCAATAAATCAAGAACATCATTCCCTAACTTTAAACATTCTTCATGGTTTACCCCAGG AACATAGAAATATGCTTGTTGAAGATGCTATTAATCTAATATCACGAGATTTTGTTAATTACAAAGCTGGTGGACGATCGGTTCCATTGAATACACCTTTTGCAAACGAACGGCATCCTGATGCTATTCAGGTTCTTTTAAACATGCTGGCTGATAATCATCAGTTAACAGTATTGCAGTATGATCGTGTTATAAAATATCTCGAAATTAAACgtgaagaacaagtacaagttgAATTGGGAGATGTAAAAGATTTACCAGCTACGACGACGATAACAGTCAGTGACCCGAAACAAGCAGAATTACAATCTAGGATACTTAATATCCTAAACAGTAATAAAACAACTTCATCTGCACCAACACCTAGTCCAGTACCAGCGCCTACCACAACACCAGTGCCCGTTCCGCCAGCTACTTGGGGAACag CACCAAGCAATTAA
- the Neos gene encoding nuclear receptor coactivator protein neosin isoform X3, whose protein sequence is MNIRLLKDPATVSSRIFVGHLQTDDMTKIELEEHFSKYGTVVGSSINRGFGFVQFEEEQSAQKAIQNEDGAMFKGRRIDVRPAKKDNQSGGGGGGGGKQLGGPNNQFNSASNHFNAGNDPFNSGNQNYGGNSNFNANQNFGCDSQLSDNQKVNNMQIRSGGNDPFGDGNQNRDNINDQFGNQNRNNGSDQFNNIMQNKGNSNFNPNNQNRSGNDQFNQNRGSNQFGLGGNQNRPGGNQNRNANNQNQSGGAGGMNSGGSGRPRGSRGGKNRNKNRDNSGGNNFRDRSPINRGNRLDDKGGRDWEHKQGDRLRGNNFGRDSFNDSNNRYEDFKNSAPRDMNISFNSTSTSNEYSNATTEKNDCEIIVVNKALTEYAESIEMRLKKIGLTVDLLFPNEDVLLSRVLGNIASRGCLYAVVVTPINQEHHSLTLNILHGLPQEHRNMLVEDAINLISRDFVNYKAGGRSVPLNTPFANERHPDAIQVLLNMLADNHQLTVLQYDRVIKYLEIKREEQVQVELGDVKDLPATTTITVSDPKQAELQSRILNILNSNKTTSSAPTPSPVPAPTTTPVPVPPATWGTEEISLSG, encoded by the exons ATGAATATACGATTATTAAAAGATCCTGCTACTGTAAGTAGTCGTATATTTGTGGGTCATCTACAAACTGATGATATGACTAAAATTGAGTTGGAagaacatttttcaaaatatggGACAGTTGTTGGTTCTTCGATAAACCGAGGTTTTGGCTTTGTTCAATTTGAAGAAGAACAATCTGCTCAAAAAGCTATTCAAAATGAAGATGGAGCAATGTTCAAAGGCAGAAGAATAG atGTTAGACCAGCGAAAAAGGATAATCAATCCGGTGGAGGTGGTGGAGGTGGAGGAAAACAATTAGGAGGACCTAATAATCAATTTAATTCTGCCAGTAATCATTTTAATGCTGGAAATGATCCTTTTAATAGTGGAAATCAGAATTATGGAGGAAATTCAAATTTCAATGCTAACCAAAATTTTGGTTGTGATTCACAATTAAGCGATAATCAGAAAGTAAATAATATGCAAATTCGAAGTGGTGGAAATGATCCATTTGGGGATGGAAATCAGAATAGAGATAATATAAATGACCAATTTGGAAATCAAAATAGAAACAATGGAAGTGATCAATTTAACAATATAATGCAAAATAAAGGGAACAGTAATTTTAATCCAAATAATCAGAACAGAAGTGGTAATGATCAATTTAATCAAAACAGAGGTAGTAATCAATTTGGGTTAGGTGGAAACCAAAATAGGCCTGGTGGAAACCAAAACCGAAATGCAAATAATCAGAATCAAAGTGGTGGTGCAGGTGGCATGAATAGCGGTGGGAGTGGTCGACCAAGAGGTAGTAGAGGtggaaaaaatcgaaataaaaatagagaTAATTCAGGCGGAAATAACTTTAGAGATCGCAGTCCTATTAATAGAGGTAATCGTTTAGATGATAAAGGTGGTAGAGATTGGGAACATAAACAAGGAGATAGATTAAGAGGGAACAATTTTGGCAGAGATTCATTCAATGATAGTAATAACCGTTATGAAGATTTTAAAAATTCAGCTCCTAGAGATATGAATATAAGTTTTAA TAGTACAAGTACATCAAATGAATACTCAAATGCAACAACTGAGAAAAATGACTGTGAAATTATTGTTGTTAACAAAGCATTAAC GGAATATGCAGAAAGTATCGAAATGAGGTTGAAAAAAATTGGCTTAACAGTTGATTTGTTATTTCCAAATGAGGATGTACTTCTAAGCAGAGTTTTAGGAAATATTGCCAGTCGGGGATGTTTATATGCAGTCGTAGTTACACCAATAAATCAAGAACATCATTCCCTAACTTTAAACATTCTTCATGGTTTACCCCAGG AACATAGAAATATGCTTGTTGAAGATGCTATTAATCTAATATCACGAGATTTTGTTAATTACAAAGCTGGTGGACGATCGGTTCCATTGAATACACCTTTTGCAAACGAACGGCATCCTGATGCTATTCAGGTTCTTTTAAACATGCTGGCTGATAATCATCAGTTAACAGTATTGCAGTATGATCGTGTTATAAAATATCTCGAAATTAAACgtgaagaacaagtacaagttgAATTGGGAGATGTAAAAGATTTACCAGCTACGACGACGATAACAGTCAGTGACCCGAAACAAGCAGAATTACAATCTAGGATACTTAATATCCTAAACAGTAATAAAACAACTTCATCTGCACCAACACCTAGTCCAGTACCAGCGCCTACCACAACACCAGTGCCCGTTCCGCCAGCTACTTGGGGAACag AAGAAATTAGTCTGAGTGGCTAG
- the Neos gene encoding nuclear receptor coactivator protein neosin isoform X1: protein MNIRLLKDPATVSSRIFVGHLQTDDMTKIELEEHFSKYGTVVGSSINRGFGFVQFEEEQSAQKAIQNEDGAMFKGRRIDVRPAKKDNQSGGGGGGGGKQLGGPNNQFNSASNHFNAGNDPFNSGNQNYGGNSNFNANQNFGCDSQLSDNQKVNNMQIRSGGNDPFGDGNQNRDNINDQFGNQNRNNGSDQFNNIMQNKGNSNFNPNNQNRSGNDQFNQNRGSNQFGLGGNQNRPGGNQNRNANNQNQSGGAGGMNSGGSGRPRGSRGGKNRNKNRDNSGGNNFRDRSPINRGNRLDDKGGRDWEHKQGDRLRGNNFGRDSFNDSNNRYEDFKNSAPRDMNISFNSTSTSNEYSNATTEKNDCEIIVVNKALTEYAESIEMRLKKIGLTVDLLFPNEDVLLSRVLGNIASRGCLYAVVVTPINQEHHSLTLNILHGLPQEHRNMLVEDAINLISRDFVNYKAGGRSVPLNTPFANERHPDAIQVLLNMLADNHQLTVLQYDRVIKYLEIKREEQVQVELGDVKDLPATTTITVSDPKQAELQSRILNILNSNKTTSSAPTPSPVPAPTTTPVPVPPATWGTAASTASTASTTTTTTTGVSPSPLLNDPTVQKALDSLLQGNLLKSIGDQQPATTSTPLFAAFSNIGRF from the exons ATGAATATACGATTATTAAAAGATCCTGCTACTGTAAGTAGTCGTATATTTGTGGGTCATCTACAAACTGATGATATGACTAAAATTGAGTTGGAagaacatttttcaaaatatggGACAGTTGTTGGTTCTTCGATAAACCGAGGTTTTGGCTTTGTTCAATTTGAAGAAGAACAATCTGCTCAAAAAGCTATTCAAAATGAAGATGGAGCAATGTTCAAAGGCAGAAGAATAG atGTTAGACCAGCGAAAAAGGATAATCAATCCGGTGGAGGTGGTGGAGGTGGAGGAAAACAATTAGGAGGACCTAATAATCAATTTAATTCTGCCAGTAATCATTTTAATGCTGGAAATGATCCTTTTAATAGTGGAAATCAGAATTATGGAGGAAATTCAAATTTCAATGCTAACCAAAATTTTGGTTGTGATTCACAATTAAGCGATAATCAGAAAGTAAATAATATGCAAATTCGAAGTGGTGGAAATGATCCATTTGGGGATGGAAATCAGAATAGAGATAATATAAATGACCAATTTGGAAATCAAAATAGAAACAATGGAAGTGATCAATTTAACAATATAATGCAAAATAAAGGGAACAGTAATTTTAATCCAAATAATCAGAACAGAAGTGGTAATGATCAATTTAATCAAAACAGAGGTAGTAATCAATTTGGGTTAGGTGGAAACCAAAATAGGCCTGGTGGAAACCAAAACCGAAATGCAAATAATCAGAATCAAAGTGGTGGTGCAGGTGGCATGAATAGCGGTGGGAGTGGTCGACCAAGAGGTAGTAGAGGtggaaaaaatcgaaataaaaatagagaTAATTCAGGCGGAAATAACTTTAGAGATCGCAGTCCTATTAATAGAGGTAATCGTTTAGATGATAAAGGTGGTAGAGATTGGGAACATAAACAAGGAGATAGATTAAGAGGGAACAATTTTGGCAGAGATTCATTCAATGATAGTAATAACCGTTATGAAGATTTTAAAAATTCAGCTCCTAGAGATATGAATATAAGTTTTAA TAGTACAAGTACATCAAATGAATACTCAAATGCAACAACTGAGAAAAATGACTGTGAAATTATTGTTGTTAACAAAGCATTAAC GGAATATGCAGAAAGTATCGAAATGAGGTTGAAAAAAATTGGCTTAACAGTTGATTTGTTATTTCCAAATGAGGATGTACTTCTAAGCAGAGTTTTAGGAAATATTGCCAGTCGGGGATGTTTATATGCAGTCGTAGTTACACCAATAAATCAAGAACATCATTCCCTAACTTTAAACATTCTTCATGGTTTACCCCAGG AACATAGAAATATGCTTGTTGAAGATGCTATTAATCTAATATCACGAGATTTTGTTAATTACAAAGCTGGTGGACGATCGGTTCCATTGAATACACCTTTTGCAAACGAACGGCATCCTGATGCTATTCAGGTTCTTTTAAACATGCTGGCTGATAATCATCAGTTAACAGTATTGCAGTATGATCGTGTTATAAAATATCTCGAAATTAAACgtgaagaacaagtacaagttgAATTGGGAGATGTAAAAGATTTACCAGCTACGACGACGATAACAGTCAGTGACCCGAAACAAGCAGAATTACAATCTAGGATACTTAATATCCTAAACAGTAATAAAACAACTTCATCTGCACCAACACCTAGTCCAGTACCAGCGCCTACCACAACACCAGTGCCCGTTCCGCCAGCTACTTGGGGAACag CAGCATCAACTGCGTCAACAGCATCCacaactactactactactacggGAGTCTCACCGTCACCTCTGCTAAACGATCCGACAGTTCAAAAGGCACTTGACAGTCTGTTGCAAGGCAATTTACTCAAAAGCATTGGCGATCAGCAACCAGCTACAACTTCAACACCTCTGTTTGCTGCTTTTTCGAATATCGGccgattttaa
- the Neos gene encoding nuclear receptor coactivator protein neosin isoform X2 yields the protein MNIRLLKDPATVSSRIFVGHLQTDDMTKIELEEHFSKYGTVVGSSINRGFGFVQFEEEQSAQKAIQNEDGAMFKGRRIDVRPAKKDNQSGGGGGGGGKQLGGPNNQFNSASNHFNAGNDPFNSGNQNYGGNSNFNANQNFGCDSQLSDNQKVNNMQIRSGGNDPFGDGNQNRDNINDQFGNQNRNNGSDQFNNIMQNKGNSNFNPNNQNRSGNDQFNQNRGSNQFGLGGNQNRPGGNQNRNANNQNQSGGAGGMNSGGSGRPRGSRGGKNRNKNRDNSGGNNFRDRSPINRGNRLDDKGGRDWEHKQGDRLRGNNFGRDSFNDSNNRYEDFKNSAPRDMNISFNSTSTSNEYSNATTEKNDCEIIVVNKALTEYAESIEMRLKKIGLTVDLLFPNEDVLLSRVLGNIASRGCLYAVVVTPINQEHHSLTLNILHGLPQEHRNMLVEDAINLISRDFVNYKAGGRSVPLNTPFANERHPDAIQVLLNMLADNHQLTVLQYDRVIKYLEIKREEQVQVELGDVKDLPATTTITVSDPKQAELQSRILNILNSNKTTSSAPTPSPVPAPTTTPVPVPPATWGTASTASTASTTTTTTTGVSPSPLLNDPTVQKALDSLLQGNLLKSIGDQQPATTSTPLFAAFSNIGRF from the exons ATGAATATACGATTATTAAAAGATCCTGCTACTGTAAGTAGTCGTATATTTGTGGGTCATCTACAAACTGATGATATGACTAAAATTGAGTTGGAagaacatttttcaaaatatggGACAGTTGTTGGTTCTTCGATAAACCGAGGTTTTGGCTTTGTTCAATTTGAAGAAGAACAATCTGCTCAAAAAGCTATTCAAAATGAAGATGGAGCAATGTTCAAAGGCAGAAGAATAG atGTTAGACCAGCGAAAAAGGATAATCAATCCGGTGGAGGTGGTGGAGGTGGAGGAAAACAATTAGGAGGACCTAATAATCAATTTAATTCTGCCAGTAATCATTTTAATGCTGGAAATGATCCTTTTAATAGTGGAAATCAGAATTATGGAGGAAATTCAAATTTCAATGCTAACCAAAATTTTGGTTGTGATTCACAATTAAGCGATAATCAGAAAGTAAATAATATGCAAATTCGAAGTGGTGGAAATGATCCATTTGGGGATGGAAATCAGAATAGAGATAATATAAATGACCAATTTGGAAATCAAAATAGAAACAATGGAAGTGATCAATTTAACAATATAATGCAAAATAAAGGGAACAGTAATTTTAATCCAAATAATCAGAACAGAAGTGGTAATGATCAATTTAATCAAAACAGAGGTAGTAATCAATTTGGGTTAGGTGGAAACCAAAATAGGCCTGGTGGAAACCAAAACCGAAATGCAAATAATCAGAATCAAAGTGGTGGTGCAGGTGGCATGAATAGCGGTGGGAGTGGTCGACCAAGAGGTAGTAGAGGtggaaaaaatcgaaataaaaatagagaTAATTCAGGCGGAAATAACTTTAGAGATCGCAGTCCTATTAATAGAGGTAATCGTTTAGATGATAAAGGTGGTAGAGATTGGGAACATAAACAAGGAGATAGATTAAGAGGGAACAATTTTGGCAGAGATTCATTCAATGATAGTAATAACCGTTATGAAGATTTTAAAAATTCAGCTCCTAGAGATATGAATATAAGTTTTAA TAGTACAAGTACATCAAATGAATACTCAAATGCAACAACTGAGAAAAATGACTGTGAAATTATTGTTGTTAACAAAGCATTAAC GGAATATGCAGAAAGTATCGAAATGAGGTTGAAAAAAATTGGCTTAACAGTTGATTTGTTATTTCCAAATGAGGATGTACTTCTAAGCAGAGTTTTAGGAAATATTGCCAGTCGGGGATGTTTATATGCAGTCGTAGTTACACCAATAAATCAAGAACATCATTCCCTAACTTTAAACATTCTTCATGGTTTACCCCAGG AACATAGAAATATGCTTGTTGAAGATGCTATTAATCTAATATCACGAGATTTTGTTAATTACAAAGCTGGTGGACGATCGGTTCCATTGAATACACCTTTTGCAAACGAACGGCATCCTGATGCTATTCAGGTTCTTTTAAACATGCTGGCTGATAATCATCAGTTAACAGTATTGCAGTATGATCGTGTTATAAAATATCTCGAAATTAAACgtgaagaacaagtacaagttgAATTGGGAGATGTAAAAGATTTACCAGCTACGACGACGATAACAGTCAGTGACCCGAAACAAGCAGAATTACAATCTAGGATACTTAATATCCTAAACAGTAATAAAACAACTTCATCTGCACCAACACCTAGTCCAGTACCAGCGCCTACCACAACACCAGTGCCCGTTCCGCCAGCTACTTGGGGAACag CATCAACTGCGTCAACAGCATCCacaactactactactactacggGAGTCTCACCGTCACCTCTGCTAAACGATCCGACAGTTCAAAAGGCACTTGACAGTCTGTTGCAAGGCAATTTACTCAAAAGCATTGGCGATCAGCAACCAGCTACAACTTCAACACCTCTGTTTGCTGCTTTTTCGAATATCGGccgattttaa